A genome region from Erythrolamprus reginae isolate rEryReg1 chromosome 4, rEryReg1.hap1, whole genome shotgun sequence includes the following:
- the C4H10orf71 gene encoding cardiac-enriched FHL2-interacting protein: MQGNRKQADGQSDSSSLGSLLDDTDREVCSLTDRAFKSLCVAEQLQAPFAEADPAVGPPGIAHQFSGKLFPGPWNYALRKNTGFHKQLSRKEHATFLLSKTHEDKNYSIVNPSIRRRLDLPLPDLHNCTHISKVSSLIKTFDKVDSQVSLLIARQPGDGSLTESPLICGDDVAFWRDKRILNIQPGISGLPDPCPSDKRKGYGHIDLVYQGLPVSQANVSDTPRFSISSRTVRTRSGRAREEVCKGSFLHSENSAFESWNAYHKKVIGMGETMPPMDGSLGYFEETPFFKKTCISEPRPIGAFVLGGSFSDDPSPKSLSKASLSSVPLAEVYFPSPADAKRTAAQQRLPQGLAPVDESSSPTSLTSSRLFLSRISPSSVPMPRAPVPPSSPFPQISLPPEALFHSTDTQAAPMPHVTELAEKTTKPEFALRVECGSPPPWRKQKTTLSRMKLAEVRAAKGLEIKDSPYRKSPEVARLVGTAAPESRVILSDPPFSLSALLTPVPPLEPKNEGPSPGNRLLVVTPFLLEAGAGREAEERAFYSQNDYKSKAPRLLFNLKDIRKRVKSTYSPSPLLRALEEKSKVKEHLKATVVAAHVLEESSKEILGGADKVNIFEQMDYIQEKDNFASLNENFISDGVLLSLSKSRAGILKYQNKNHSRQSGSIYTEDIEMVSAHEQKSKVQPTPSPKPHPTDVVQQEALQEHNHKKVPSGQGVDEASRNLFYPAEENTSDRGTCCSAGSDHKGKRSPSQQPFHEGPSSLMQLFQKACLQESRRGKDHVDGREEEEESSKEEEENEAVDETDQGKRGKENVAVLKEKEDREPQSKPGEPLTPTLSSVLKPTLFMIKDNTFKSPPVTRAIKLPLLRSLSCEGATPVPQENPRNAEEDGWGSLQGGNDGGSQVADKSSLTTNCSFSEGLAHLPVTADSEETGGFSVLPEKELKSPEKLAISKEKVRIRKLRSSSAVQPNLGFESELRHSEERSPVRERMHDTKNQALTRHRGGPCVKKIISQEGRSSTVAEDHPSSPVSSEAFGYASSPLSNSAGSALQSPRSDSVGPSVPTGPLSATTANVNIMEAEKAAHYPLCKATGSLGRLPITPTFDPEPAAQLPGDAGSPLGANERLQLVSQMGRTAAKPPTVPPKTEKALRRAKKLASRRKKMEAQQKKVQDETFAQSEDASALWSLACPDSPLSAPKYDPMKPQPLPSMSPTPSLPTTQRKLLQDPDSGEFFIVDLPLRLKMFYDPESGRYVQVPAPSSQRSWSQTPSSEMSFPPCAWGGPSTLPPRVASVPALLSSTQLPETFALKASGPVSEQPAGAVSLGPLEGPPGPESALLDVHSPKADGSPSNFEKDVSTSAATEDVSMGSAEESAVEGLS, from the coding sequence ATGCAGGGGAATAGGAAGCAAGCGGATGGACAGAGCGACTCCTCCAGCCTTGGGAGTCTGCTGGACGACACCGACAGAGAGGTCTGCAGCCTGACCGACCGAGCTTTCAAAAGCCTCTGCGTGGCTGAGCAGCTCCAGGCGCCTTTTGCAGAGGCGGATCCTGCTGTGGGGCCACCCGGCATCGCCCACCAGTTCTCCGGCAAGCTCTTCCCCGGCCCCTGGAACTACGCCCTCCGCAAGAACACCGGCTTCCACAAGCAGCTCTCCAGGAAGGAGCACGCCACATTCCTACTCTCTAAAACTCACGAAGATAAAAACTATTCTATCGTCAACCCGAGCATAAGAAGGAGACTGGACTTGCCGCTGCCTGATCTGCACAACTGCACACACATCTCAAAAGTGTCTTCTTTGATAAAGACCTTCGACAAGGTCGACAGTCAGGTCTCGCTCCTGATCGCCAGGCAGCCGGGCGACGGCAGTTTGACAGAAAGCCCATTAATATGTGGAGACGACGTGGCTTTCTGGAGGGACAAAAGGATTTTAAACATCCAACCGGGGATCTCTGGACTCCCCGACCCGTGTCCGAGCGATAAGCGCAAAGGATACGGCCACATAGACCTCGTCTATCAGGGCCTGCCCGTCTCTCAGGCAAACGTTTCGGACACGCCCAGGTTCAGCATCTCTAGCAGGACGGTGAGGACCAGAAGCGGGAGAGCGAGAGAAGAAGTCTGCAAGGGCAGCTTCCTCCACAGCGAAAACAGCGCTTTCGAGTCGTGGAATGCCTACCATAAAAAAGTAATTGGAATGGGAGAGACGATGCCCCCCATGGATGGCAGCCTCGGCTACTTCGAGGAGACCCCTTTCTTCAAGAAGACTTGCATTTCTGAGCCGAGACCCATAGGTGCCTTCGTGTTAGGAGGAAGCTTCTCCGATGACCCTTCACCAAAGTCTCTCTCCAAAGCCTCCCTCTCTTCGGTGCCTCTGGCAGAGGTGTATTTTCCTTCACCGGCCGATGCAAAGCGTACAGCGGCCCAACAGCGGTTGCCCCAGGGACTGGCCCCTGTGGACGAGAGTTCTTCCCCAACCTCCCTGACATCCAGCAGGCTTTTCCTGTCAAGAATCTCCCCCTCCTCAGTTCCAATGCCCAGGGCACCAGTCCCACCGTCGTCGCCTTTCCCCCAAATCTCTCTCCCCCCAGAAGCATTATTCCACTCCACGGATACGCAGGCGGCCCCGATGCCACACGTGACTGAACTGGCAGAGAAAACCACCAAGCCAGAATTTGCACTTCGGGTAGAATGTGGCagcccacccccctggaggaaaCAAAAGACCACGCTTAGCAGAATGAAACTGGCGGAAGTCAGAGCGGCCAAAGGGTTAGAAATCAAAGATTCCCCATACCGAAAATCACCCGAGGTCGCCCGTTTGGTCGGGACAGCTGCCCCCGAGTCGCGAGTGATCTTGTCCGATCCTCCCTTCAGCCTCTCGGCCCTGCTTACTCCGGTTCCACCCCTGGAGCCAAAGAATGAAGGGCCGTCACCAGGGAACCGGCTTCTGGTGGTGACGCCATTCCTATTGGAAGCCGGAGCAGGCAGAGAAGCCGAGGAGCGGGCGTTTTACTCTCAGAACGACTACAAGTCCAAGGCGCCACGTTTGCTGTTTAACCTGAAGGACATCCGAAAGCGTGTGAAAAGCACGTACAGCCCCTCTCCTCTCCTGAGGGCCCTGGAGGAGAAGAGCAAGGTGAAGGAGCACCTGAAAGCAACGGTGGTGGCAGCCCACGTGTTGGAGGAGAGCAGTAAGGAAATACTTGGTGGCGCTGATAAAGTTAATATATTCGAACAAATGGACTACATTCAGGAAAAGGACAATTTCGCCAGTTTGAATGAGAATTTTATCAGCGATGGTGTTCTGTTGAGCTTATCCAAGTCAAGGGCAGGAATTTTAAAGTACCAAAATAAGAATCATTCGCGGCAAAGTGGTTCCATTTACACAGAGGACATTGAGATGGTCTCTGCGCATGAACAGAAGAGTAAAGTCCAACCTACTCCTTCACCCAAACCTCACCCGACAGACGTGGTGCAGCAGGAGGCCTTGCAGGAACATAACCATAAAAAAGTCCCTTCGGGTCAAGGTGTCGATGAAGCTTCTAGAAATTTGTTTTATCCAGCTGAAGAAAACACAAGCGACCGAGGAACCTGCTGCTCAGCCGGAAGTGACCACAAGGGCAAAAGGAGTCCTTCTCAGCAGCCGTTTCACGAGGGCCCCAGTTCCCTCATGCAGCTTTTCCAGAAGGCCTGTCTCCAGGAGAGCCGGAGGGGGAAAGACCACGTCGacgggagagaagaagaagaggagagcagcaaggaggaagaggaaaacgaAGCCGTGGATGAAACCGACcaggggaagagagggaaggagaatgtGGCTGtgttgaaggagaaggaagaccGCGAACCCCAGAGCAAGCCAGGAGAGCCCCTCACGCCAACTCTATCGAGCGTGCTGAAGCCCACTTTGTTCATGATTAAAGACAACACGTTCAAGTCGCCCCCTGTGACTAGAGCCATCAAGCTGCCTCTGCTCCGGTCTTTGTCCTGTGAAGGTGCCACTCCGGTCCCCCAGGAGAACCCCAGGAACGCTGAGGAGGACGGGTGGGGGTCTCTCCAAGGGGGGAACGATGGGGGCTCTCAAGTGGCTGACAAAAGTAGCCTAACAACAAACTGCAGCTTTAGTGAAGGATTAGCTCACTTGCCAGTGACAGCAGACTCTGAAGAGACGGGTGGTTTTTCAGTGTTGCCAGAGAAAGAATTAAAAAGCCCTGAGAAATTAGCTATTTCCAAAGAGAAGGTCAGAATTAGAAAACTGAGGTCCAGTTCCGCTGTTCAGCCAAATCTAGGCTTTGAAAGTGAGCTGAGACACAGTGAGGAAAGGTCCCCTGTAAGAGAAAGGATGCATGATACGAAGAACCAGGCCTTAACGAGACACAGGGGTGGCCCTTGCGTTAAAAAGATAATAAGTCAAGAGGGAAGGTCCTCCACAGTAGCAGAGGATCATCCTTCTTCTCCCGTGTCTAGTGAGGCCTTCGGATATGCGTCATCTCCGTTGAgtaattcagcaggttctgcccTACAGAGTCCGAGGTCAGATTCTGTGGGGCCATCAGTTCCCACGGGTCCCTTGTCAGCTACCACTGCAAACGTCAACATCATGGAGGCTGAAAAGGCCGCACACTATCCATTATGCAAAGCAACAGGAAGTCTAGGCAGGCTCCCCATAACGCCCACGTTCGATCCAGAACCAGCGGCTCAGCTCCCTGGAGATGCCGGCAGTCCTTTGGGGGCGAACGAAAGACTCCAGCTGGTGAGTCAAATGGGGAGGACGGCAGCCAAGCCCCCAACGGTGCCGCCCAAGACAGAGAAGGCCTTGCGGAGGGCAAAGAAACTGGccagcaggaggaagaagatggaagCTCAGCAGAAAAAGGTCCAGGATGAAACTTTCGCCCAGAGTGAAGACGCTTCAGCCCTGTGGTCTCTCGCCTGCCCCGATTCTCCCTTGTCTGCCCCAAAATATGACCCGATGAAGCCTCAGCCTTTGCCCTCCATGAGCCCCACCCCATCCTTGCCCACCACTCAGCGGAAGCTGCTCCAGGACCCAGATTCCGGGGAGTTCTTCATCGTAGATTTGCCCCTCCGTCTGAAGATGTTTTATGACCCAGAAAGTGGTCGATATGTCCAAGTGCCCGCTCCTTCCTCTCAAAGGAGCTGGTCTCAAACCCCGTCTTCAGAAATGTCCTTTCCTCCTTGCGCCTGGGGGGGTCCCAGCACTCTCCCACCCAGAGTGGCTTCTGTCCCAGCCCTCCTGTCATCAACGCAGCTTCCCGAAACGTTTGCCTTGAAGGCCTCGGGGCCGGTTTCAGAGCAGCCAGCAGGGGCCGTCTCTCTGGGGCCTTTGGAGGGCCCACCTGGCCCAGAGTCAGCTCTGCTGGATGTTCACAGCCCAAAAGCTGATGGATCCCCCTCAAACTTTGAAAAGGATGTGAGCACCTCTGCCGCTACAGAGGACGTGTCGATGGGCTCGGCTGAAGAGTCTGCGGTTGAAGGCCTCTCGTGA